Proteins from a single region of Aquirhabdus parva:
- a CDS encoding energy transducer TonB family protein, producing the protein MKVDFKNPSVQAFGFALLIEVGLIAAVVIYGVNHVSYEHVKSEAMITLTETTPEVKPEVKPEIKPKVEPPKPKPKPLDPPKLVKQKVEPKPVQPTPPKPIPAEEKALPTPVATPTAATEPTPPAPVTPPVVKSDVDPHVVSSYAAKLLAAVQAATHCPDGVQFSGRVRVAFSLSNTDPSSIRILVGSHVTAIDEAARHAVLDARIPEPPAEMKGSLRNYQTWVDLNCQ; encoded by the coding sequence ATGAAGGTTGATTTCAAAAATCCGTCTGTGCAGGCGTTTGGCTTTGCGCTGTTGATCGAGGTCGGACTCATCGCGGCGGTGGTGATTTATGGTGTCAATCATGTCAGCTATGAACACGTGAAGTCGGAGGCGATGATCACACTGACGGAGACCACCCCAGAGGTGAAACCGGAAGTAAAGCCTGAGATCAAACCCAAAGTCGAACCGCCGAAGCCCAAACCCAAGCCACTTGACCCGCCAAAACTGGTGAAGCAAAAGGTAGAGCCGAAACCTGTTCAGCCAACGCCGCCCAAGCCGATCCCTGCAGAAGAAAAAGCGCTACCCACACCAGTAGCAACACCAACCGCAGCAACCGAGCCGACGCCGCCTGCGCCAGTGACACCTCCAGTGGTGAAAAGCGACGTGGACCCACATGTGGTCAGTAGCTATGCGGCAAAATTGCTGGCGGCGGTGCAAGCCGCAACGCACTGTCCAGATGGGGTGCAATTTAGTGGGCGCGTACGGGTTGCTTTTAGTTTGAGTAATACCGATCCCAGCAGTATTCGAATTCTGGTCGGTAGTCATGTGACCGCGATTGATGAGGCGGCGCGTCATGCGGTGCTGGATGCGCGCATTCCTGAGCCACCCGCAGAGATGAAGGGCAGCTTGCGTAACTATCAGACGTGGGTTGATTTAAATTGTCAGTAG
- a CDS encoding ExbD/TolR family protein, with translation MRYLETKKARIEIIPMIDIMLFLLVFFAMMTLKMIPTSGHLTKLPTSSTAVTIPPTKLLVEITLDQDVVVENHTMTLPQLTALLKSRDSKKTVVTIAGDQNASLQTVMSVIDAVKQGGATEVALSASHAAPAP, from the coding sequence ATGCGTTATCTTGAAACCAAAAAGGCACGGATTGAGATCATTCCGATGATCGACATTATGCTGTTTTTACTGGTGTTTTTTGCCATGATGACGCTGAAGATGATTCCGACATCGGGACATCTGACCAAGCTGCCAACCAGTTCAACAGCTGTTACGATTCCGCCAACCAAGCTGTTGGTGGAGATCACGCTGGATCAGGATGTCGTGGTTGAGAATCATACGATGACTTTGCCACAACTGACCGCATTGCTGAAGAGCCGTGACAGCAAAAAAACCGTGGTTACCATTGCCGGTGATCAGAATGCGTCTCTGCAAACGGTGATGAGTGTGATCGATGCGGTTAAACAGGGAGGGGCGACCGAAGTGGCACTCTCAGCCAGCCATGCGGCGCCAGCACCATGA
- a CDS encoding MotA/TolQ/ExbB proton channel family protein: MHISHLIQLANDSGGTLYLMVVLLLVALTVIIERTRYLSSMLQGGEKIIALLRSNPSSQQLHDLPAKLKQLPQARLLNVLSHEPANVSSQVLGDHLEEALMHEVPTLDKSLWVLDTVITLAPLLGLFGTIIGMFNAFSVMGDIQNGTPEITGGIAEALIATASGLFIAIIGLVFFNALHTRVRIVLHQLETIKIMLVNRHEQLKQAPVKLAVTESRVASNAQPVQVGI, from the coding sequence ATGCATATCTCTCATCTCATCCAATTAGCGAATGATTCCGGTGGCACACTGTATCTCATGGTGGTCCTACTGCTTGTGGCTTTGACCGTCATCATCGAACGGACGCGTTATCTATCTTCCATGCTGCAAGGCGGCGAGAAAATTATCGCGCTCTTAAGAAGCAACCCTAGCTCCCAGCAGTTGCACGATTTGCCAGCCAAGCTCAAACAATTGCCTCAAGCACGCTTATTGAATGTGCTGAGCCATGAACCGGCTAATGTCAGCTCCCAAGTATTGGGCGATCATTTGGAAGAGGCTTTGATGCATGAAGTGCCGACATTGGATAAGTCGCTTTGGGTATTGGACACGGTGATTACACTTGCGCCTTTACTGGGATTGTTTGGCACGATTATCGGCATGTTTAATGCGTTTAGTGTGATGGGTGATATCCAGAATGGTACCCCAGAAATCACTGGCGGTATTGCTGAGGCATTAATTGCCACGGCATCGGGTTTGTTTATTGCGATTATTGGTTTGGTATTTTTTAATGCGCTGCATACGCGTGTACGCATCGTGCTACATCAGCTTGAAACGATCAAAATCATGCTCGTGAATCGCCATGAACAGTTGAAGCAAGCGCCTGTTAAATTGGCGGTGACGGAGTCTCGTGTTGCTTCAAACGCTCAGCCTGTGCAAGTAGGAATCTAA
- a CDS encoding TonB-dependent receptor, with the protein MKILNDLRGGKVSNGFALSVLTYCVCATMSSSVFAEDVIDLGTVSATRAAQPVQPTNTDRLSKTQVDKQKDLPAAAKAAISQGSLEAASAQSAVSTSYIQNMLTPNADFAQVIQMTPGTFSFSPNGPGLGQSSTFFRGFSDGNYTMTYDGIPFQDTNSPTHHSWVFFPGQIIGGAVVDRSPGRASTLGPANFGGSINLLSNDLTPDPSGSVTASYGTWNTRLFGAKVDTGNFGPDGSSNLMINASQMNSNGYETQNDQQRQNLAAKYQYALTENTILTLFGTTEEVKANTANGSPTRSQLDKFGDNYYLVDDPSQPNYVGYNFYRVHTDFEYLGLVSDLGAGWKLDNKLYGYDYHNTQYYDSALPGTKNAIGPTSAIDKLNAYHTFGDILRVSQDSRYGTLRLGLWAEQADTNRHQIPSNPVTLVDTFPQKFDQAFTTKILQPYVEYAFNVTDALKMTPGVKYAHYDQDFTQYPGKIQGNLGGLPYIKTSATYSDWQPSIDVHYLLDKNWSVYAQYAYGDIIPLSSVFDVTGSKVLTNPKPTLSKTAQIGTVWKSDRYTLDVDIYHVSFDNAYTSSFDPKSGETNYYSAGSSTAQGIEAESNILLGNGISLYLNATYGTNKYNSGVLKDQSAAQAPTDTEALGINYAQGNWNVGITDKRIGSMWNQNGAIPEAVKIQSYNVANVTANYTMPWGSAHPSLSTKFQFAINNLFSQQNVVGVSPANAPTKTSAFTASPDDQLTVTAPRSFTFTVTQNF; encoded by the coding sequence ATGAAAATTTTGAATGATTTACGGGGTGGCAAGGTTTCAAATGGATTTGCATTGTCCGTTTTAACCTATTGTGTATGCGCGACGATGAGCAGCAGTGTGTTTGCAGAAGATGTAATTGATCTGGGGACGGTAAGTGCAACACGTGCTGCACAACCTGTGCAACCGACGAATACAGACCGCTTAAGCAAGACTCAAGTCGACAAACAAAAAGACTTGCCTGCCGCAGCCAAGGCAGCCATTTCACAAGGTTCATTAGAGGCCGCATCGGCACAGTCTGCAGTCAGCACGTCTTATATTCAAAATATGCTGACGCCAAACGCTGACTTTGCGCAAGTGATTCAAATGACGCCGGGAACCTTTAGCTTTAGCCCTAATGGTCCGGGATTGGGTCAATCCAGTACCTTCTTCCGCGGTTTCTCTGACGGCAATTACACCATGACCTATGATGGGATTCCATTTCAGGATACCAACTCGCCGACACACCACTCATGGGTTTTCTTTCCCGGTCAGATTATCGGCGGTGCGGTTGTTGACCGTAGCCCGGGCCGTGCATCAACACTTGGACCTGCCAACTTTGGCGGTTCAATCAATTTACTGTCCAACGATTTGACGCCTGATCCAAGTGGCAGTGTCACCGCATCGTATGGCACATGGAATACCCGTTTGTTTGGCGCGAAAGTCGATACGGGTAACTTTGGTCCTGATGGTTCATCTAACTTGATGATCAATGCCAGCCAGATGAACTCCAATGGCTATGAGACCCAGAACGACCAGCAACGTCAGAATCTAGCTGCAAAGTACCAATACGCACTGACTGAAAACACCATTCTGACCTTGTTCGGTACAACCGAAGAAGTCAAAGCCAATACCGCGAATGGTTCACCCACACGCTCACAGTTGGATAAGTTTGGCGATAACTACTATCTTGTCGATGATCCTAGTCAGCCGAACTATGTTGGCTATAACTTCTACCGCGTTCATACTGACTTTGAATATTTAGGTTTGGTCTCTGATCTGGGCGCCGGCTGGAAGCTGGACAACAAACTGTACGGCTATGATTATCATAATACCCAATACTATGATAGTGCGTTGCCCGGTACTAAAAACGCGATTGGTCCAACCAGCGCGATCGATAAGTTAAACGCGTATCACACCTTTGGCGATATCCTGCGTGTGAGTCAAGATTCGCGTTACGGCACCTTGCGTCTAGGCCTGTGGGCAGAACAAGCGGATACCAACCGTCATCAGATTCCATCGAATCCTGTGACGCTGGTGGATACCTTCCCACAGAAGTTTGATCAAGCCTTTACGACCAAAATTCTACAACCGTATGTGGAATACGCATTCAATGTCACAGATGCTTTGAAAATGACACCGGGTGTGAAATATGCGCACTACGATCAGGATTTCACTCAGTATCCGGGCAAGATTCAAGGCAACTTGGGTGGTCTGCCGTATATCAAAACGTCAGCGACCTATAGCGATTGGCAACCATCGATTGATGTGCATTATCTACTGGACAAAAACTGGTCGGTGTATGCGCAGTATGCCTATGGCGATATCATCCCGCTATCGAGTGTATTCGATGTGACGGGCTCTAAAGTCCTGACTAATCCAAAGCCTACCTTAAGCAAAACTGCTCAAATCGGGACGGTATGGAAATCAGATCGCTATACCTTGGATGTGGATATCTACCATGTCAGTTTTGACAATGCATATACCTCGTCTTTTGATCCAAAGTCTGGCGAAACCAACTACTATTCAGCGGGTTCATCAACTGCACAAGGGATCGAAGCGGAAAGTAATATTCTGCTGGGCAATGGCATCAGTCTCTACTTGAACGCCACCTACGGCACCAACAAGTACAACAGCGGCGTGCTGAAAGATCAGTCAGCGGCTCAAGCCCCGACCGATACTGAAGCGTTGGGCATTAACTATGCCCAAGGCAACTGGAATGTTGGCATCACAGATAAACGCATTGGTTCAATGTGGAATCAAAATGGCGCTATTCCAGAAGCGGTCAAGATTCAGTCCTATAACGTGGCGAATGTCACTGCGAACTACACCATGCCATGGGGCTCTGCTCATCCATCGCTATCAACCAAGTTCCAGTTTGCGATCAATAACTTGTTCAGCCAACAGAATGTCGTGGGTGTATCTCCTGCCAATGCGCCAACCAAGACCAGCGCATTTACAGCATCACCAGATGATCAGTTGACTGTAACTGCGCCACGTAGCTTTACCTTCACCGTGACCCAGAACTTCTAA
- a CDS encoding SRPBCC family protein, producing MSVTSRASLYMPFSVARVFNAMTDPSTYEKLPLVDQTSVVLAAPDGSFNGIGAIRELHIKGMVIQEQITGLEINQRMDYLFILWPLPLIHLGGSMIFTPYKKGTFVEWVSTIDSNQPLIQKTLPIIKLQADLGLKFMLYQFKKIIAAQEA from the coding sequence ATGTCAGTCACCTCCCGTGCCTCACTCTATATGCCTTTTTCAGTCGCACGTGTTTTTAATGCGATGACCGATCCATCGACTTACGAAAAGCTGCCTCTAGTAGACCAAACCTCAGTCGTGCTCGCCGCGCCAGATGGGTCATTCAATGGCATCGGAGCTATTCGAGAACTGCATATCAAAGGCATGGTGATTCAAGAACAGATCACAGGACTTGAGATCAATCAGCGTATGGACTATCTCTTTATTCTCTGGCCACTTCCTCTTATCCATCTGGGGGGTAGCATGATCTTTACGCCTTACAAGAAAGGCACTTTCGTAGAATGGGTATCAACGATTGACAGTAACCAACCTTTAATTCAAAAAACACTGCCGATCATCAAACTGCAAGCCGACTTGGGCCTCAAATTTATGCTGTATCAATTTAAAAAAATCATAGCGGCGCAAGAGGCTTAA
- the rtcA gene encoding RNA 3'-terminal phosphate cyclase: MLQLDGSIGEGGGQILRTALSLSLLTGKPFHLSNIRAGRKKPGLMRQHLVCVQAAKAIGHATVVGDHLHSTELTFTPHTVQAGHYHFPIGSAGSTMLVLQTLLPVLMMQDQPSTFKIEGGTHNPMAPTLDFVQRSFLPALAKIGVQAEVFSEQVGFFPVGGGLINVTIQPWVDRKPLSLLDRGALRESNAYAGVLNLDGHIVERELAVLDQMLTLSNQGYLHLSGRGQGNTAFVEVVSKHHTEVFTALGEMGRTAEQVAKKLANEVKRYLMATCAVDEHLADQLLLPLALGVGGEFSCREITDHTRTQALMIETFLTAKIRIEEGEQRDYYVVRVEV; this comes from the coding sequence ATGCTTCAACTAGACGGTTCCATCGGCGAAGGCGGTGGACAAATTTTGCGGACGGCGCTCAGTCTGTCACTCTTGACAGGTAAGCCTTTTCACCTGAGCAATATCCGTGCAGGACGTAAAAAGCCGGGATTGATGCGTCAGCATCTGGTCTGTGTCCAAGCGGCAAAAGCCATAGGACACGCGACTGTGGTTGGCGACCATTTGCACAGTACTGAACTGACCTTTACTCCCCATACGGTACAGGCGGGGCATTATCATTTTCCGATTGGCTCGGCGGGCAGTACGATGTTGGTGTTGCAAACGCTCTTGCCTGTCTTGATGATGCAAGATCAGCCGAGTACCTTCAAGATCGAAGGCGGGACTCATAATCCGATGGCGCCGACCTTGGATTTTGTGCAGCGCAGTTTTTTACCTGCACTGGCTAAGATCGGTGTACAGGCAGAGGTATTCAGTGAGCAAGTGGGATTCTTTCCTGTCGGTGGCGGGCTTATTAACGTGACCATTCAGCCATGGGTGGATCGTAAGCCATTGAGCTTGCTTGATCGTGGTGCGTTACGTGAGTCGAATGCCTATGCTGGCGTCTTGAACCTAGATGGGCATATTGTCGAACGTGAGCTTGCAGTTCTTGACCAGATGTTGACATTGAGCAACCAAGGTTATCTGCATTTGAGTGGACGAGGACAGGGGAATACTGCGTTTGTTGAAGTCGTAAGCAAGCATCACACTGAAGTGTTTACGGCACTTGGCGAGATGGGACGTACCGCAGAGCAAGTCGCCAAGAAACTGGCTAATGAGGTTAAGCGCTATTTGATGGCAACTTGTGCAGTCGATGAGCACCTTGCGGATCAGTTACTTTTGCCTCTGGCGCTTGGCGTAGGCGGTGAGTTTAGTTGCCGTGAGATTACGGATCATACCCGCACACAAGCACTCATGATTGAGACGTTTTTGACAGCGAAGATTCGGATTGAGGAGGGGGAGCAGCGGGATTATTATGTTGTTCGGGTTGAGGTTTAA
- a CDS encoding RtcB family protein, with the protein MPAERLHDVMQAEGGVPIKMWTQGVPVEEGAKSQLIKAAKMPFIYKWMAVMPDVHVGIGATIGSVIPTKGAIIPAAVGVDIGCGMMAVKTSLTASDLPDNLSGLRTELERLIPHGMTPKRSGRDRGSWHDAPERVDQAWAGLADDFDLICAKNPKLKNTNNRKHLGTLGTGNHFVEVCLDEHDSVWIMLHSGSRGVGNAIGNHFIEQARKDMQTHFINLPDRDLAYFPEGTEHFDDYWFAVGWAQRFAMTNREIMMENALKALRNVIPRAFDARVEAVNCHHNYVDRELHFGEEVLVTRKGAVRARLGEYGIIPGSMGAKSFIVRGLGNEQSFCSCSHGAGRVMSRTEAKKRYTVADQVAQTEGVECRKDEGVIDEIPSAYKDIDAVMFAQRELVEVVYTLRQVVCVKG; encoded by the coding sequence ATGCCCGCTGAACGTCTGCACGATGTGATGCAGGCTGAAGGCGGTGTGCCGATCAAGATGTGGACGCAAGGCGTGCCTGTTGAAGAGGGTGCCAAGAGCCAACTGATCAAAGCGGCAAAGATGCCTTTTATCTATAAGTGGATGGCCGTGATGCCGGACGTGCATGTGGGAATTGGTGCCACGATCGGGAGTGTGATCCCGACTAAAGGCGCGATTATTCCTGCTGCGGTGGGTGTGGATATCGGATGTGGAATGATGGCGGTGAAAACTAGCCTGACTGCATCAGATCTACCCGATAACTTGTCTGGTCTGCGGACAGAGCTTGAGCGTTTGATTCCACACGGAATGACGCCGAAGCGTAGTGGACGCGATCGGGGATCATGGCATGACGCACCTGAGCGTGTAGATCAGGCTTGGGCGGGATTGGCTGATGACTTCGATCTCATCTGCGCGAAGAATCCGAAGCTGAAAAACACTAACAACCGTAAGCATCTGGGGACACTGGGAACGGGTAACCACTTTGTTGAAGTGTGTCTGGATGAGCACGATTCAGTGTGGATCATGCTGCACTCAGGGTCGCGTGGGGTGGGGAACGCGATTGGAAACCATTTCATTGAGCAGGCGCGGAAAGATATGCAAACGCATTTTATCAACCTGCCTGATCGAGACTTGGCGTACTTCCCAGAAGGGACCGAGCACTTTGATGACTACTGGTTTGCGGTAGGTTGGGCACAGCGCTTCGCGATGACCAACCGTGAGATCATGATGGAAAACGCCTTGAAGGCCCTACGCAATGTGATTCCGCGTGCCTTTGATGCCCGTGTTGAAGCAGTGAACTGTCATCATAACTATGTGGACCGTGAGCTGCACTTCGGTGAAGAGGTATTGGTAACACGTAAAGGTGCGGTGCGGGCGCGTCTGGGTGAGTATGGGATTATCCCGGGATCAATGGGTGCGAAGTCATTTATCGTCCGTGGTCTGGGAAATGAGCAATCGTTTTGCTCCTGCTCGCATGGTGCAGGACGCGTAATGAGCCGTACTGAAGCGAAGAAGCGTTATACCGTGGCCGATCAAGTGGCGCAGACGGAAGGGGTGGAATGTCGGAAAGACGAAGGGGTGATCGATGAGATCCCATCGGCGTATAAAGACATCGATGCCGTGATGTTTGCACAACGTGAACTGGTGGAAGTGGTGTATACGCTGCGTCAGGTGGTGTGTGTGAAGGGGTAA
- the rtcR gene encoding RNA repair transcriptional activator RtcR, which yields MSKPTIVLGFVGSTFDQGYKEDRWLRWRPTISLCMQEDLHIDELHLLHDPRDKRLIKQVKADIAQVSPLTKVVAIPFTLRDAWDFAEVYGALYDWVRAFRFDPMQNDYLLHITTGTHVVQICWYLLLESHYLPARIIQSSPSATREPQGKYHLIDLDLSRYDSLRTRLEAEQQANWQQLKADIATRNPAFNRLITEVEKVATRSTAPILIMGATGAGKSHLAKQIYELKKDRFRLTGRFVDVNCATLRGDSAMSALFGHIKGAFTGAATSRAGLLKSADGGLLFLDEIGEIGLDEQAMLLKALEDKSFFPVGSDKEERADFQLIAGTNRDLREEVLKGTFREDLFARLNTWTFDLPALKDRTEDIEPNLLFELERYSLAQQRQLRFHREALDRYLNFARTGEALWRGNFRDLSASLIRMATLTEGSRITLENVEDEILRLKRLWSVDQPQADVLTDLLGQEALSQIDEFDRIQLSGVVEVCQKSKSMADAGRQLFSASRAQKATSNDSDRLRKYLTRFGLNWENIRS from the coding sequence ATGAGCAAACCTACCATCGTTTTAGGTTTTGTCGGTTCCACCTTTGATCAGGGCTATAAAGAAGATCGGTGGCTGCGCTGGCGCCCGACGATCAGTCTATGTATGCAGGAAGACTTGCATATCGATGAACTGCATCTACTGCATGACCCACGCGACAAACGCCTAATCAAACAAGTCAAAGCCGATATCGCACAAGTGTCACCGCTCACTAAGGTGGTGGCAATCCCCTTCACCTTGCGCGATGCATGGGACTTTGCCGAAGTCTATGGCGCACTCTACGACTGGGTACGCGCCTTTCGCTTTGACCCCATGCAAAACGATTACTTGCTGCATATCACCACGGGAACGCACGTGGTACAGATTTGCTGGTACTTGCTGTTGGAATCGCACTATTTACCAGCACGAATTATTCAAAGCTCACCAAGCGCAACGCGTGAGCCACAAGGTAAATACCATCTGATTGATCTGGATCTGTCACGGTACGACAGTCTACGGACGCGGCTAGAAGCTGAACAACAAGCCAATTGGCAACAACTTAAAGCCGATATTGCCACTCGCAATCCCGCTTTCAATCGTCTGATCACCGAAGTCGAGAAAGTCGCGACGCGCTCCACAGCACCGATCTTGATCATGGGTGCAACAGGTGCTGGAAAATCACACCTTGCCAAGCAGATTTACGAACTCAAAAAAGACCGCTTTCGCCTGACGGGACGCTTTGTTGATGTTAACTGTGCGACTCTGCGCGGCGACAGCGCCATGTCAGCACTGTTTGGACATATCAAAGGCGCATTTACAGGTGCTGCCACCAGTCGTGCAGGACTGCTCAAAAGTGCAGATGGCGGCTTACTCTTTTTAGATGAGATTGGTGAAATTGGCTTGGATGAACAAGCCATGCTGCTTAAAGCGCTTGAAGACAAGAGTTTTTTTCCTGTCGGTAGTGATAAAGAAGAACGTGCTGATTTTCAGCTCATTGCAGGAACCAACCGTGATCTGCGTGAAGAAGTCTTAAAAGGCACCTTCCGCGAGGACCTGTTCGCACGGCTCAATACCTGGACCTTTGATCTGCCCGCGCTCAAAGACCGTACCGAAGATATCGAGCCTAACTTGTTGTTTGAGTTAGAGCGCTATAGCCTAGCTCAACAGCGCCAATTACGCTTTCACCGAGAAGCACTGGATCGTTATTTGAATTTTGCTCGGACTGGCGAAGCACTATGGCGTGGGAACTTTCGTGATCTGTCGGCGAGTTTAATCCGCATGGCCACACTGACTGAAGGCTCACGCATCACCCTTGAGAATGTAGAAGATGAAATTCTACGACTCAAAAGACTGTGGTCGGTTGACCAGCCCCAAGCGGATGTTCTCACCGACCTACTAGGTCAAGAGGCACTATCTCAAATTGATGAATTTGATCGTATTCAGCTCAGCGGGGTAGTTGAAGTTTGTCAGAAATCCAAATCAATGGCCGACGCTGGTCGGCAACTCTTTTCTGCATCGCGTGCCCAAAAGGCCACATCCAATGACAGTGACCGCTTGCGTAAATATCTAACGCGCTTTGGACTTAACTGGGAGAATATCCGGTCATAA
- a CDS encoding putative solute-binding protein, which produces MKAKVIFAVTTLIAASSVNAQTLCVFDLLGAQGDSYALMKDYALAAKQWGANITLKPYPDERLAVEDFKAGQCDAVSLTGIRVHPFNSFVASIDAIGSVPNNTAAKTILTLMANPKLAPDMVYKNYEVAGVTSYGPAYIMIRDRKINSLMKATGIKFGVYDYDKAEAMMVEKMGGQPVASDLMNIGGKFNNGQIDALGMPAIGFRPLELAKGLGTKGGIFRFPVVHVTYDIIIHQNRFPDGYGQNSRNWVVGLIGRAFETTNKIEKGIDPKYWEELPANDKLGYVKLMREARISLTNQGFYDKKMMALLKKVRCALDPSSFECSLTGE; this is translated from the coding sequence ATGAAAGCAAAAGTGATTTTTGCCGTAACAACGCTTATTGCCGCAAGTTCAGTAAACGCTCAAACCCTGTGCGTATTCGACCTCTTGGGTGCGCAGGGTGATAGCTATGCACTCATGAAAGACTATGCCCTTGCAGCCAAGCAATGGGGCGCTAACATTACTTTAAAACCTTACCCTGATGAACGACTTGCCGTTGAAGACTTCAAGGCTGGACAGTGCGATGCGGTATCCTTGACAGGTATACGGGTCCACCCCTTTAACAGTTTCGTGGCTTCGATTGATGCCATAGGCAGTGTACCGAACAACACCGCAGCAAAAACGATTTTAACACTGATGGCAAATCCTAAGCTTGCACCCGATATGGTCTATAAGAACTATGAGGTTGCAGGCGTGACGTCATACGGTCCTGCTTATATTATGATTCGAGACCGTAAAATTAACTCCCTCATGAAAGCCACCGGAATCAAGTTTGGCGTGTACGACTACGATAAAGCGGAAGCCATGATGGTTGAAAAGATGGGGGGACAGCCCGTTGCCAGTGACTTAATGAATATTGGCGGTAAGTTTAACAATGGACAGATTGATGCATTGGGTATGCCTGCTATTGGATTCCGCCCCTTGGAACTGGCTAAAGGACTCGGAACTAAAGGGGGGATATTTCGCTTCCCCGTGGTTCATGTCACTTACGACATTATCATTCATCAGAATAGATTTCCTGACGGCTACGGTCAAAACAGCCGGAATTGGGTTGTAGGACTGATTGGTCGGGCCTTCGAGACGACGAACAAAATCGAAAAAGGCATTGATCCTAAATATTGGGAAGAACTTCCTGCCAACGATAAACTTGGGTATGTCAAACTTATGCGTGAAGCTCGCATCAGTTTGACTAACCAAGGTTTTTACGATAAGAAAATGATGGCACTGCTTAAAAAAGTACGCTGTGCCTTGGATCCCAGCAGCTTTGAATGTTCTTTGACGGGAGAGTAA
- the yidD gene encoding membrane protein insertion efficiency factor YidD: MKIFVLLMIRFYQRFLSPIKGYSCAYRVYTGQDSCSAYGYKVIDRYGAFIGYRLIQRRIRKCSEVIQQQNDRRGTKRYQPRYQSGDCDPGCDSFDLPSCDSSDLSDLCTLPCDSCDLDFSNDKKKDQKPMKYQPLPEKI, from the coding sequence GTGAAAATATTTGTTTTGCTGATGATTCGGTTCTATCAGCGCTTTCTATCCCCAATCAAGGGCTACTCATGTGCGTATCGTGTCTATACAGGACAAGACAGTTGCTCCGCGTATGGCTACAAGGTGATTGATCGTTATGGCGCTTTTATCGGTTATCGACTGATTCAAAGACGGATCAGAAAATGCAGCGAAGTGATTCAGCAGCAGAACGACCGCCGCGGTACAAAACGATATCAACCTCGATATCAGTCTGGGGATTGCGATCCGGGTTGTGACTCTTTTGATTTACCCAGTTGTGACTCGTCTGATTTATCTGATCTTTGTACGCTCCCCTGCGACTCATGTGATCTTGATTTTTCTAACGATAAGAAAAAAGACCAAAAACCCATGAAATATCAGCCCCTCCCTGAAAAGATTTGA
- a CDS encoding phosphoribosyltransferase family protein encodes MSIQVIAKNGTIVPIKFLQFSGGERHVQIAEAEFNSLNGNVTVRARMQSSNDVMDYVLLENVLLDAGCTIDLEIPYFPYARQDRVCATGQAFSLNIMTRLLNINASGETAGLQRSIKVWDCHSQVTTRLLRENTHFAHVTNISPAEIIQQSNTLLSILQEEKTVLICPDQGAKQRTKLIADSLNLTDAASRIIYCEKKRDPATGKILNAKVNATDLTGYTAVITDDICDGGATFIGIAQELRKLNCKTIILYVTHGIFSRGLGVFSGLIDQIFTTDSFPQEPSDLLNVINFSAPFSLDQGDQS; translated from the coding sequence ATGTCGATTCAAGTGATAGCAAAAAACGGAACTATTGTTCCTATCAAATTCCTTCAGTTTTCAGGTGGTGAGCGCCATGTTCAAATCGCTGAAGCTGAATTCAATAGCCTCAATGGCAACGTCACGGTTCGTGCCCGTATGCAATCCAGCAATGACGTGATGGATTATGTGCTACTTGAGAACGTGCTGCTTGATGCAGGTTGCACTATCGACCTTGAGATCCCTTATTTTCCTTACGCCCGCCAAGATCGGGTTTGTGCTACGGGTCAGGCATTCTCACTCAACATCATGACACGTTTGTTAAACATAAATGCGAGTGGAGAGACCGCAGGGCTACAACGCAGCATCAAAGTCTGGGATTGCCATAGTCAGGTCACAACGCGCTTACTTCGCGAAAATACCCACTTCGCTCATGTCACCAATATCAGCCCCGCAGAAATCATTCAGCAATCAAACACGCTATTAAGTATCTTGCAAGAGGAGAAGACTGTCTTGATTTGTCCAGATCAGGGGGCGAAACAACGCACAAAACTGATTGCCGATAGTCTAAATCTAACCGATGCCGCATCACGCATTATCTACTGTGAGAAGAAAAGAGATCCTGCGACAGGCAAGATTTTAAATGCCAAGGTCAATGCCACCGACCTTACAGGCTATACCGCTGTGATTACCGATGACATCTGTGATGGCGGGGCTACCTTTATCGGCATTGCGCAAGAGCTGCGTAAGCTCAATTGCAAGACCATTATTTTATACGTCACTCACGGCATCTTTAGTCGGGGCTTGGGTGTCTTTTCAGGACTCATCGATCAGATATTCACGACTGATAGTTTTCCGCAGGAACCATCCGACTTACTCAACGTTATCAACTTTTCAGCCCCATTTTCTCTAGACCAAGGAGACCAATCATGA